In the genome of Saccopteryx leptura isolate mSacLep1 chromosome 10, mSacLep1_pri_phased_curated, whole genome shotgun sequence, one region contains:
- the SPCS1 gene encoding signal peptidase complex subunit 1: protein METGARRQPLSPRGAVQDSLWGCGRGSQHPTAPTANPSPVRNASARPSGSPARALRAARQNPAGSVSAGRLTMAQGGASGCPAQSETSASGAGAIAPPGWLGSDSCTRYQSPNRGVPESQPPLPCCRTPALCCPPPRTVMLGHLNSLPTQMDYKGQKLAEQMFQGIILFSAIVGFIYGYVAEQFGWTVYIVMAGFAFSCLLTLPPWPIYRRHPLKWLPVQDLGTEDKKPGERKIKRHAKNN from the exons ATGGAGACGGGGGCGCGCCGGCAGCCGTTAAGTCCCAGAGGCGCAGTCCAGGACAGTCTGTGGGGCTGTGGTCGCGGCTCCCAGCACCCAACAGCACCGACGGCGAACCCTTCACCAGTGCGCAATGCCTCAGCTCGGCCTTCGGGGTCACCAGCTCGGGCCCTGCGGGCAGCGCGGCAGAATCCAGCCGGCTCCGTTAGCGCAGGGCGCCTAACGATGGCGCAGGGCGGGGCCTCGGGCTGTCCGGCCCAGTCTGAGACATCCGCTTCCGGGGCTGGGGCCATCGCACCTCCCGGCTGGCTAGGCTCAGACAGCTGTACCCGATACCAGTCTCCTAACCGTGGGGTCCCTGAGTCGCAGCCGCCCTTGCCTTGCTGCCGGACGCCAGCACTCTGCTGCCCGCCTCCTCGGACAGTCATGCTGGGGCATCTGAACTCGCTGCCCACACAAATG GATTACAAGGGCCAGAAGCTAGCTGAACAGATGTTTcaggggattattcttttttcAGCA ATCGTTGGATTTATCTACGGGTACGTGGCTGAACAGTTCGGGTGGACTGTCTATATAGTTATGGCCGGATTTGCCTTTTCGTGTTTG CTGACACTTCCTCCATGGCCCATTTATCGTCGGCACCCCCTCAAGTGGTTACCTGTTCAAGACTTAGGCACAGAAGATAAGAAACCaggggaaagaaaaattaagaggcATGCTAAAAATAATTGA
- the GNL3 gene encoding guanine nucleotide-binding protein-like 3, with protein MKRPKLKKASKRMTCHKRYKIQKKVREHHRKLRKEAKKRGHKKPRKDPGVPNSAPFKEALLREAELRKQRLEELKQQQKLDRQKEQEKKRKLETNSGIEPCSMETVKEEFGQCKAKTKAKLGKQNPKKLYCQELKKVIEASDVVLEVLDARDPLGCRCPQVEEVIVQGGQKKLVLVLNKADLVPKENLENWLNYLKKELPTVVFRASTYLKDKRKIIKVRRKAPFKSEVCIGKDGLWKLLGGFQETYGKAIQVGVIGFPNVGKSSIINSLKQERICNVGVSMGLTRNIQVVPLDKKITIIDSPSVIVSPLNSPTALALRSPASIEVLKPVEAASAILSQADTRQVILKFTVPNFKNSLEFFTSLAQRRGMHQKGGSPNVEGAAKLLWSEWTGGSLGYYCHPPTSWTLSAHFNENIVTDMKRGFNLEELEKNNAHSIKVIRGPCLASSILFQSSALTNGIIEEKDLPEELPKQKERQQEEEEDYEDIDNDQGSFDKEADEKNLDMTLAQEAWEALPEGSQAGEQSAQSYTLDRMIEEEDDTYDFSTDYV; from the exons ATGAAGCGGCCGA AGTTAAAAAAAGCAAGTAAACGCATGACCTGCCATAAACGgtataaaatccaaaaaaag GTTCGAGAGCACCATCGAAAATTGAGGAAGGAGGCTAAGAAACGAGGTCACAAGAAACCTAGGAAAGACCCAGGAGTTCCAAACAGTGCTCCCTTTAAGGAGGCTCTTCTGCGAGAAGCTGAGCTAAGGAAACAGCGG CTTGAAGAACTGAAACAGCAACAGAAACTtgacaggcagaaggaacaggaaaagaaaagaaaacttgaaactAACTCTGGCATTGAACCCTGTAGCATGGAAACTGTGAAGGAG GAATTTGGGCAGTGTAAAGCTAAAACCAAAGCCAAGTTGGGCAAACAGAATCCAAAGAAGTTGTATTGTCAGGAACTTAAAAAG GTGATTGAAGCCTCAGATGTTGTCCTGGAAGTGTTGGATGCCAGAGATCCTCTTGGTTGCAGGTGTCCCCAGGTAGAAGAGGTCATTGTTCAGGGTGGACAGAAAAAGCTGGTACTTGTATTAAACAAAGCAG ATTTGGTACCAAAAGAAAATTTGGAGAACTggctaaattatttgaaaaaggaATTGCCAACAGTTGTGTTCAGAGCTTCAACATATCTGAAGGACAAAAGGAAGATAATCAAG GTAAGAAGGAAAGCTCCATTCAAAAGTGAAGTCTGCATTGGGAAGGATGGCCTTTGGAAACTCCTTGGAGGTTTTCAAGAGACTTATGGCAAAGCTATTCAGGTTGGAGTAATTG GTTTCCCAAATGTGGGAAAAAGCAGCATCATCAATAGCTTAAAACAAGAACGGATATGTAATGTTGGTGTATCCATGGGCCTTACAAG GAACATACAGGTTGTCCCCCTGGACAAAAAAATCACAATCATAGATAGTCCAAGTGTCATTGTGTCTCCACTAAATTCTCCTACTGCACTTGCTCTGAGAAGTCCAGCAAGTATTGAAGTACTAAAACCAGTGGAAGCTGCCAGCGCCATCCTGTCTCAGGCTGACACTCGACAG gtaatACTGAAATTCACTGTCCCAAACTTTAAGAACtctttagaattttttacttCACTTGCTCAGAGAAGAGGAATGCACCAAAAAGGTGGAAGTCCAAATGTAGAAGGTGCTGCCAAACTGCTGTGGTCTGAGTGGACAGG tGGTTCTTTAGGCTACTACTGCCATCCCCCTACATCCTGGACTCTTTCTGCACACTTTAATGAAAACATTGTGACAGACATGAAACGGGGCTTTAATCTGGAAGAATTGGAAAAGAACAATGCACACAGCATAAAAG TCATCAGGGGCCCTTGTTTAGCCAGTAGCATCCTTTTCCAGTCCTCAGCTTTGACAAATGGAATAATAGAGGAAAAAGACCTACCTGAAGAATTGCCGAAACAGAAAGAGAggcagcaggaagaggaggaagactaTGAAGACATCGACAATGACCAGGGAAGTTTTGATAAAGAAGCTGAT GAAAAGAACTTGGACATGACCCTTGCACAAGAGGCTTGGGAGGCACTGCCTGAGGGGTCTCAAGCAG GTGAACAGTCTGCACAATCATATACTTTGGATAGAAtgattgaagaggaagatgaTACTTACGACTTCAGTACAGACTATGTATAA
- the GLT8D1 gene encoding glycosyltransferase 8 domain-containing protein 1, with product MSFRKVNIIILVLAVVFFLLVLHHNFLGLSSLLRNEVSDSAIVGLQPIDFIPNAPRQAVDGRQEEIPVVIAASEDRLGGTIAAINSIQHNTRSSVIFYIVTLNGTADHLRSWLTSSTLKSIRYKVVNFDTKLLEGKVKEDPDPGESIKPLTFARFYLPILVPSAKKAIYMDDDVIVQGDILALYNTPLKPGHAAAFSEDCDSASTKVVIRGAGNQYNYIGYLDYKKERIRKLSMKASTCSFNPGVFVANLTEWKRQNITNQLEKWMKLNVEEGLYSRTLAGSITTPPLLIVFYQQHSTIDPMWNVRHLGSSAGKRYSPQFVKAAKLLHWNGHFKPWGRTASYTDVWEKWYIPDPTGKFSPLRRHMEISNIK from the exons ATGTCATTCCGTAAAG TAAACATCATCATCCTGGTCCTGGCTGTTGTTTTCTTCTTACTGGTTTTGCACCATAACTTCCTTGGCCTGAGCAGTTTGCTGAGGAATGAGGTTTCAG ATTCAGCAATTGTGGGGCTTCAGCCCATAGACTTTATCCCAAATGCTCCCCGTCAGGCAGTAGATGGGAGGCAAGAGGAGATTCCTGTTGTCATTGCTGCATCAGAAGATAGGCTTGGGGGTACCATTGCAGCCATAAACAGCATTCAGCACAACACTCGCTCCAGTGTGATTTTCTACATTGTTACGCTCAATGGTACAGCAGACCATCTCCG GTCCTGGCTCACCAGCAGTACCCTGAAAAGCATCAGGTACAAAGTAGTGAATTTTGACACTAAACTTTTGGAAGGGAAAGTAAAGGAGGATCCTGACCCGGGAGAGTCCATAAAACCA ttAACCTTTGCAAGGTTCTACTTGCCTATTCTGGTTCCCAGTGCAAAGAAGGCCATATATATGGATGATGATGTCATTGTGCAAG GTGACATTCTTGCCCTCTACAATACACCACTGAAGCCAGGACATGCAGCTGCATTTTCAGAAGATTGTGATTCAGCCTCTACTAAAGTTGTCATCCGTGGAGCAGGGAACCAG TACAATTACATTGGATATCTTgactataaaaaggaaagaattcgTAAGCTTTCCATGAAAGCCAGCACCTGCTCATTTAATCCTGGAGTTTTTGTTGCAAACTTGACAGAATGGAAAAGACAGAATATAACTAATCAGCTGGAAAAGTGGATGAAACTCAATGTAGA AGAGGGACTATATAGCAGAACACTGGCTGGCAGCATCACAACACCTCCTCTGTTGATCGTATTTTATCAACAGCACTCTACCATTGACCCAATGTGGAATGTCCGCCACCTTG GCTCCAGTGCTGGAAAACGATATTCACCCCAGTTTGTAAAAGCTGCCAAATTACTCCACTGGAATGGGCACTTTAAGCCATGGGGAAGAACTGCTTCATATACTGATGTCTGGGAAAAATGGTATATTCCTGACCCAACAGGCAAATTCAGCCCACTACGAAGACATATGGAGATctcaaatataaagtaa